From Psychrobium sp. MM17-31, the proteins below share one genomic window:
- a CDS encoding Zn-dependent hydrolase, with protein sequence MKKSSIALLVSGIIALSGCGETAKPAAETAPAKQEVAATGPQLLPAFKNSLDVYQEVTLTTDLSHLSANQKLMLGKLIDASVIMDDLFWKQAYGNDKAGFLASINDPKVREFAKINYGPWDRLQGDNPFLSGFSEKAKGAQFYPQDMTKQELENAPAGVDKKGLYSVIRRDDAGALMSIPYSKIYESELKQASKLLLEASALADDKDFANYLKMRSVALLNDDFQASDFAWMDMKNNPIDVVIGPIETYEDQLFGYRTAYESYVLVKDMAWSKRLAKFASFLPALQRGLPVDEKFKQETPGTDADLNAYDVIYYAGHSNAGGKTIAINLPNDEEVQLKKGTRRLQLKNAMKAKFDHILLPISDVLIAPEQRKHVTFDAFFGNTMFHEVAHGLGIKNTINGKGTVRQSLKEHASALEEGKADILGLYMITELFKQGQISEGVVEDNYVTFMAGIFRSVRFGASSAHGKANMMRFNYFQQQGAFERDANGFYQVNFEKMAKAMASLSNLILTIQGTGDYDKVDQLIKDTGLIKPELAADLDKLTKANIPVDIDFKQGKEVLGLK encoded by the coding sequence ATGAAAAAATCATCGATTGCCCTGCTTGTTTCAGGCATTATCGCATTATCAGGTTGTGGCGAGACAGCCAAACCAGCGGCAGAAACCGCCCCTGCGAAACAAGAAGTTGCAGCAACGGGACCACAGCTTCTACCTGCGTTTAAAAATAGCTTAGACGTGTACCAAGAAGTTACCCTAACTACTGATTTATCACACCTTTCAGCTAATCAAAAACTAATGTTAGGTAAGTTAATTGACGCTAGTGTCATTATGGATGACCTTTTCTGGAAACAAGCCTACGGCAATGACAAAGCAGGCTTCCTTGCTAGCATTAACGATCCTAAAGTGCGTGAGTTTGCCAAGATTAACTATGGTCCATGGGATCGCCTGCAAGGTGATAACCCGTTTTTAAGTGGTTTCAGCGAAAAAGCCAAAGGCGCGCAGTTCTACCCGCAGGACATGACCAAACAAGAACTTGAAAATGCCCCAGCAGGTGTCGATAAGAAAGGCTTGTACAGCGTTATTCGCCGCGACGATGCAGGCGCGTTAATGTCGATTCCTTATTCAAAAATCTATGAGAGTGAATTAAAGCAAGCGAGTAAGTTATTACTTGAAGCATCAGCGCTAGCCGATGATAAAGATTTTGCCAACTACCTAAAAATGCGCTCAGTAGCGTTGCTAAACGACGATTTCCAAGCGTCTGACTTTGCATGGATGGACATGAAAAACAACCCGATTGACGTGGTTATCGGTCCAATCGAAACATACGAAGATCAACTCTTTGGCTATCGCACGGCTTATGAATCTTACGTACTAGTTAAAGACATGGCGTGGTCAAAACGTCTAGCAAAATTCGCTAGTTTCTTACCTGCACTGCAACGCGGTTTACCTGTTGACGAAAAATTTAAGCAAGAAACACCGGGCACAGATGCAGACTTAAACGCCTACGACGTTATCTACTACGCTGGTCATTCAAATGCTGGCGGTAAAACTATTGCCATTAACCTGCCGAATGATGAAGAAGTACAACTCAAAAAAGGTACCCGTCGTCTGCAACTTAAAAACGCCATGAAAGCGAAATTCGATCACATTCTACTGCCGATTTCAGACGTTCTTATTGCACCAGAACAACGTAAACACGTGACTTTTGATGCCTTCTTCGGTAACACCATGTTCCACGAAGTAGCCCACGGTCTTGGCATTAAAAACACCATCAACGGCAAAGGCACTGTTCGTCAATCGCTAAAAGAGCACGCGTCAGCACTAGAAGAAGGCAAAGCCGACATTCTGGGTCTTTATATGATTACCGAACTGTTTAAGCAAGGGCAAATCTCTGAGGGTGTGGTTGAAGATAACTACGTGACCTTTATGGCGGGCATCTTCCGCTCTGTACGCTTTGGCGCAAGCTCTGCTCACGGCAAAGCCAACATGATGCGCTTTAACTACTTCCAACAACAAGGCGCATTCGAGCGCGACGCCAATGGTTTCTATCAAGTGAACTTTGAAAAAATGGCCAAAGCCATGGCGTCACTGTCAAATCTTATCCTAACCATTCAAGGCACTGGTGATTACGACAAAGTTGACCAGCTGATCAAAGACACTGGTCTTATCAAACCAGAGCTAGCGGCTGACTTAGATAAACTGACTAAAGCCAATATTCCAGTGGATATCGACTTCAAACAAGGTAAAGAAGTACTAGGCTTAAAATAA